The Brachionichthys hirsutus isolate HB-005 unplaced genomic scaffold, CSIRO-AGI_Bhir_v1 contig_1382, whole genome shotgun sequence sequence CACCAAGAGCTTCATCCCTAAGGACAACCACAACTACTGCGTGATCTGCTATGAGAAGCAGTTTGCCATGCAGTGTGTGCACTGCAAAAAGGTACGACACCAAGCTGTACAAAACGTCCAAAGTGATTTCCAGAACCGGATCCGTTTTTCTCCATTTCCATTGAAAGGAACGTGATTACACCTTTGTACTTGAGATAAAGCAGTGGCCTCTCTTTCCCGATCCGCCTTATCAGCCCATCACTACCGGCGGGGTGACCTACCATGACCAGCCCTGGCATAAGGACTGCTTCCTGTGCACTAgctgcaaacagcagctgtcTGGCCAGAGGTTCACCTCCAGAGATGACTTTGCCTACTGTCTCAACTGCTTCTGCAACCTGTATGCAAAGAAGTGTGCCTCCTGCACCACCCCCATCAGCGGTAACCAAATTTACTGCTTTACTGGCCACACCAGTAAAAGTGTAATCGCTGAGGCAGTTGTTCACCTTGTTGTTGCTGattttaattaccccccccccccccctactttcAGGTCTTGGAGGCAGCAAGTACATTTCCTTCGAGGAGCGCCAGTGGCACAACGACTGCTTCAACTGCAAGAAGTGCTCCGTGTCCCTGGTTGGCCGTGGCTTCCTGACTGAACGTGATGATATACTGTGCCCAGAGTGCGGCAAGGACATCTAATTCGGTCCGAGGAACCACGTTATGCAAGAGAAATGACAGAGAAGCAATAAATACTACCAGAGCACCACAGCTTTACTGCATAGAATTGCCACGACTGTCCATCATTGTGTGCAATTAAATGCACACATAACAGTATCATATCATTTAAACATGTTATGTTGTTCATTCTCAGACAAAACTATGACCATTATAACTGTTAACATGCAAAGATCATCGCTAATGAATCAGCAATGATCGCATGTATGATAGTGTGGAGCATCTTGAAACAGATCTACAGAGTTTATGTACTATCCACTTTGAAGTGTAATAATTACTGCT is a genomic window containing:
- the LOC137917541 gene encoding four and a half LIM domains protein 2-like, which encodes MEHKGNSWHETCFTCQRCQQPIGTKSFIPKDNHNYCVICYEKQFAMQCVHCKKPITTGGVTYHDQPWHKDCFLCTSCKQQLSGQRFTSRDDFAYCLNCFCNLYAKKCASCTTPISGLGGSKYISFEERQWHNDCFNCKKCSVSLVGRGFLTERDDILCPECGKDI